Proteins from a genomic interval of Afifella aestuarii:
- a CDS encoding ABC transporter permease: protein MLRYMLRRLVGMIPTLFVISFLIFLIIELPPGDYLTNQIAALRAAGEGASADKIAFLRSEFALDRPFLERYFIWIGLWPGPSGLSGLLQGDWGWSFEYNAPVETVIGPALPLTIVLNFATIIFVYAVSLPIGVYSAMKQYSFGDYFFTFLGYIGLATPNFLLGLALLYYSNVWFGMSIGGLMDPVYVDAPWSLAKVGSLLSHLIVPTIVIGTAGTAGMIRRLRANLLDELDKQYVQTARAKGLSEERLVAKYPLRMALNPFVADIGNLIPSLVSGSVIVSVVLNLPTVGPILLDALQSQDQFLAGFILLFVAILTLIGMLVSDLLLAVLDPRIRLGGAARK from the coding sequence ATGCTGCGCTATATGCTCCGTCGCCTCGTCGGTATGATCCCGACGCTCTTCGTCATTTCGTTTCTGATCTTCTTGATCATCGAGCTGCCGCCGGGCGATTACCTCACCAATCAGATCGCCGCCTTGCGCGCTGCCGGCGAGGGGGCGAGTGCTGACAAGATTGCCTTCCTTCGGAGCGAATTTGCACTCGATCGTCCGTTTCTTGAGCGCTATTTCATCTGGATCGGCCTCTGGCCGGGCCCTTCGGGATTGTCCGGCCTTCTGCAAGGTGATTGGGGTTGGTCGTTTGAATATAACGCTCCGGTCGAGACCGTTATCGGCCCGGCTCTGCCTCTCACCATTGTCTTGAATTTCGCGACGATAATTTTCGTCTATGCGGTTTCTTTGCCGATTGGCGTTTATTCGGCTATGAAACAATATTCATTTGGAGATTACTTTTTCACGTTTCTTGGTTATATTGGCCTCGCAACGCCCAATTTTCTCTTGGGGCTTGCTCTTCTCTACTATTCCAATGTCTGGTTCGGCATGTCGATCGGCGGTCTCATGGATCCCGTCTATGTCGACGCGCCTTGGTCGCTCGCCAAGGTCGGCTCTCTGCTGTCGCATCTGATCGTGCCGACGATCGTCATCGGCACAGCCGGAACCGCGGGGATGATCCGACGGCTGCGAGCGAACCTCCTCGACGAGCTCGACAAGCAATATGTGCAGACTGCTCGCGCCAAAGGGCTTTCGGAGGAACGCCTCGTCGCGAAATATCCGCTCAGGATGGCGCTTAATCCCTTTGTTGCCGATATCGGCAATCTCATTCCTTCACTCGTCTCCGGCTCGGTGATCGTCTCCGTGGTGCTCAATCTGCCGACCGTCGGGCCGATCCTCCTTGATGCGCTGCAGTCGCAGGACCAGTTCCTGGCAGGCTTTATCCTCCTATTCGTCGCCATCCTCACCTTGATCGGCATGCTTGTTTCTGACCTCCTGCTCGCCGTGCTCGATCCACGGATTCGCCTCGGTGGGGCCGCCCGCAAATGA
- a CDS encoding ABC transporter permease: MREPSSPEGEVFPRYVDQAPFDPSVAEVLTPEQERFYAASAARIMWWKFRRHRLAVLASFVLVIFYLTVPFAEVIAPYAPNARHIDYLYAPPQGAHLFHDGRLIGPYVHPYVAKVDLDLLRWEYTRAPEEVQKLRFFCQGEPYRFWGLFQARFHLVCPPVGGTLFLAGTDRLGRDVFSGLVYGARISLTVGLVGVAISMLLGVVIGGAAGYFGGWVDAASQRVIEILRSLPELPLWMALSAALPVTWSPIFIYFGITIILGLLDWPGLARAVRSKLLALREEEYAKAAVLMGASPTRVIGRHLVPGFMSHLIASATLSIPSMILGETALSFLNLGLRRPIISWGVMLNEAQSVTIITVYPWLVAPVVPVIIVVLAFSFFGDGLRDAADPYK, encoded by the coding sequence ATGAGGGAGCCGTCATCCCCCGAGGGCGAAGTTTTTCCGCGCTACGTCGATCAGGCACCCTTTGATCCGTCTGTGGCGGAAGTTCTGACGCCCGAACAGGAGCGGTTTTATGCCGCCTCCGCCGCCCGCATCATGTGGTGGAAGTTTCGCCGGCACCGTCTCGCAGTCCTCGCGAGCTTTGTTCTCGTGATCTTCTATCTGACGGTGCCGTTCGCGGAGGTGATCGCGCCCTATGCGCCCAATGCGCGGCATATAGATTACCTCTACGCGCCACCCCAAGGGGCGCATCTCTTTCACGACGGAAGGCTCATCGGGCCCTATGTTCATCCATACGTTGCCAAGGTCGATCTCGATCTCCTCCGTTGGGAATATACACGCGCTCCTGAGGAGGTGCAGAAGCTGCGCTTCTTCTGCCAGGGCGAGCCTTATCGGTTCTGGGGTTTGTTTCAGGCCCGCTTTCATCTCGTCTGTCCGCCGGTGGGCGGAACGCTCTTCCTTGCAGGCACTGACCGCCTCGGTCGCGATGTCTTCTCGGGGCTCGTCTATGGCGCCCGCATTTCCCTGACGGTTGGGCTCGTGGGCGTTGCAATCTCTATGCTGCTCGGCGTCGTCATCGGCGGAGCGGCTGGTTATTTCGGCGGCTGGGTCGATGCCGCATCCCAGCGTGTGATCGAAATTCTTCGGTCGCTGCCCGAACTCCCTCTGTGGATGGCCCTGTCCGCGGCGCTCCCCGTTACCTGGAGCCCGATCTTCATTTATTTCGGCATTACCATCATTCTGGGGCTTCTCGACTGGCCGGGCCTGGCGCGTGCCGTGCGCTCCAAGCTTCTGGCACTGCGCGAGGAGGAATATGCCAAGGCGGCGGTTCTTATGGGCGCTTCGCCCACGCGCGTCATCGGCCGCCATCTCGTGCCGGGCTTCATGAGCCATTTGATCGCCAGCGCCACTTTGTCGATCCCTTCGATGATCTTGGGCGAGACGGCGCTATCCTTTCTCAATCTCGGGCTGAGACGCCCGATCATCTCCTGGGGGGTGATGCTCAATGAGGCGCAGTCGGTGACGATCATCACCGTTTATCCATGGCTCGTCGCGCCAGTGGTGCCGGTCATCATCGTCGTGCTAGCATTCTCTTTCTTTGGAGACGGTTTGCGGGATGCGGCGGACCCATACAAATAG